The following are encoded together in the Meriones unguiculatus strain TT.TT164.6M chromosome 16, Bangor_MerUng_6.1, whole genome shotgun sequence genome:
- the Glyatl3 gene encoding glycine N-acyltransferase-like protein 3: MLVLNCSTKLLTLEKMLKSHFPESLKVYGAVMNINRGNPFQKEVVVDSWPDFKAVITRRQREAETDNLDHYTNAYAVFYKDVRAYQQLLKENDVINWDQVFQIQGLQSEIYAISKAVASSKLLDLDIKLTSFKAVQFSPVSSVPDHSFLTGPSPRLTYLSVTDADLLNRTWSRGGNQQCLHYIAKLIACFPSVCVRDEKGNPVSWSITDQFATMCHGYTLPDHRRKGYSRLVALTLARKLQSRGFPSQGNVLDDNTASINLLKSVHAEFLPCRFHRLILTPAAFSR, translated from the exons ATGTTGGTGCTAAACTGCTCCACCAAATTACTCACTCTGGAGAAAATGTTGAAGAGTCACTTTCCTGAATCACTCAAG GTTTATGGAGCAGTGATGAACATAAACCGTGGGAATCCCTTTCAAAAGGAAGTAGTAGTGGATTCATGGCCAGACTTCAAAGCTGTCATCACCCGGCGACAGAGAGAG GCTGAGACAGATAACCTTGACCATTACACTAATGCATATGCTGTGTTCTACAAAGACGTCAGAGCTTACCAACAGCTACTGAAAGAAAATGATGTTATTAACTGGGACCAAGTTTTTCAAATACAAG GGCTTCAAAGTGAAATATATGCTATTTCCAAAGCTGTTGCCAGTTCAAAGCTGTTAGATTTGGATATAAAGCTAACTTCCTTCAAGGCTGTCCAATTTTCTCCTGTTTCATCTGTGCCAGACCACAGCTTCCT aactgGGCCTTCCCCGAGACTGACCTACCTGAGTGTTACAGATGCTGATCTACTCAACCGGACTTGGTCACGTGGGGGCAACCAGCAGTGCCTGCACTACATAGCCAAACTCATCGCCTGCTTTCCCAGCGTGTGTGTGCGTGATGAGAAGGGAAACCCAGTGTCCTGGAGTATCACAGACCAATTTGCCACTATGTGCCATGGCTACACCCTGCCTGACCACCGCAGGAAAGGTTACAGCCGACTGGTGGCCCTCACGCTGGCCAGGAAGTTGCAAAGCCGGGGATTCCCCTCCCAGGGAAACGTCCTGGATGACAACACGGCCTCAATAAACCTCCTGAAGAGTGTCCACGCCGAGTTCTTGCCCTGTCGTTTCCACAGACTTATTCTCACCCCTGCCGCTTTCTCTAGATAA